ATGGAGGGAGGGGTATGCCGCGCTGCGGGACACCGTGGTGGGCACGCCGACGCTGCACCTCGACCTGACGCTGGGCCACTGGGCCGGTGACGGACTGCTGGCGATCTTCTTCTTCGTCGCCGGGCTGGAGCTCAAGCGCGAGTTCCTCGTCGGCGAGCTGCGCACCCCCGCCAAGGCCGCCGTCCCGGTCGGAGCCGCTTTGGCCGGTGTCGCGGTGCCGGCGGCGTTCTACACCGCCGTCGTGCTCCTCGGCGGCTCGCCGGACGCCGTGCGCGGCTGGGCCATCCCGACGGCCACCGACATCGCCTTCGCCCTGGCCGTGCTCGCGGTCATCGGCACCCACCTCCCTGCAGCGCTGCGCTCGTTCCTGCTCACGCTCGCGGTCGTGGACGACCTCGTCGCGATCACGATCATCGCCATCTTCTACACATCCTCGCTCGAGCCGCTCCTGCTGCTGCTGGCGCTCGTGCCGCTCGCCGTCTTCGCCTTCCTGGTGCAGCGCCGCATCACGCAGTGGTACTTCCTCCTCCCGCTGGCCTTCGCCACCTGGACGCTGGTGCACGCCTCCGGCATCCACGCCACGGTGGCCGGCGTCCTGCTGGGGCTGACCGTGCCGGTCCGTCCGCGCGAGAGCGTTCCCCGGCTGAGCACCCTCCCGGCCGACCTCGACGTGGCGCACCGGTTCGAGCACCGGCTGCGTCCGCTGTCGGCCGGTGTCGCGGTGCCGGTCTTCGCCTTCTTCGCGGCAGGGGTGACGGTCGTCGGTGGCGGGTTCGGCCAGGCACTGGCCGACGACGCCGCGCGTGGAGTGGTCGTGGGGCTCGTGCTCGGCAAGCTCGTCGGTGTGCTCGGCGGCACGTGGCTCCTCACCCACTTCACCCGAGCCGAGCTCGACGACGAGCTGTCGTGGTGGGACGTCCTCGGCCTCTCCCTGCTCGCGGGCATCGGCTTCACCGTCTCGCTGCTCGTCGGTGAGCTCGCCTTCGGCGCCGGCAACGAGCGCGACGACCACGTGAAGCTGGCCGTGCTCATGGGCTCCCTGGTCTCCGCCCTCCTCGCCGCGGTCGTGCTGCGCACCCGCAACCGCGTGTACCGCCGGATCGCCCTCGAGGAGACGGTGGACCACGACCAGGACGGCGTCCCGGACGTCTTCGAGCGCTCAGATGTGGAGTCCCCCGGACGCGGCTAGGGTGGAGGCGGCCCGCGCGGGCCGCCGACGAGAAGAAGGGGACCTGCAGATGGCCACCAGCACGCCCGGTCCGGAGCGCAACACCCTCGGCCAGGAGCGCACGATCGGCCAGCTGGTCGCCGACGCGACCGCCGACCTCTCCGCCATCGTCCGCAACGAGATCGCCTTGGCGAAGGCGGAGATCACGGGCGAGGCGAAGCTCGCCGGCAAGGGCGCGGGCCTGCTGGCCGGGGCTGCCTTCGTCGGACTGCTCGGCCTCATCTTCCTCTTCCACACCCTGGCCAACGTCATCGACATCTGGCTGCCCCTGTGGGCGGGCTACCTCATCACCACCGTCCTGCTCTTCGCGGTCGCCGGCATCCTCGGCCTGGTGGGCAGGAACAGCGTCACCAAGGTCCAGCCCAAGCCCGAGCGCACGATCAAGAACGCCCAGGACACCATCGACGCGCTCAAGTCCGGCGACTGAGCCCGACACCGCCGACACCCCGCAACGCCCGCCCGCTCCCACCCCCACACCGGTCCGTGCCCCCCAACGCCCCTGACGCCGCGATGGTGCTCTTCGACGGCCCCTGGGAGCACCGGTTCGTGGCCGCCAACGGCGCCCGGTTCCACGTGGCCGAGCAGGGCGACGGCCCGCTGGTGCTGCTCCTGCACGGCTTCCCGCAGTTCTGGTGGGCCTGGCGCCACCAGATGCAGGCGCTCGCCGACGCCGGCTTCCGGGCCTGCGCCATGGACCTGCGCGGCTACGGCGCGTCGGACAAGCCTCCGCGCGGCTACGACACCCGCACGTCGGCCACGGACGTGGCCAGCGTGATCCGGTCGCTGGGGGCGTCCCGCGCCTGCGTCGTCGGGCACGGCTGGGGCGGCTGGATCGCGTGGAGCATGGCCTCCCTCCAACCGGCCGTGACGTCCGCCGTCGCCTCGGTCAGCATGCCGCACCCGCTGGTGTTCCGGCACGCCTCCTTCACCAACGCGCGCCAGGCTCGGGCCAACGGCTACCTGGCGGGGCTGCAGCGACCCTTCGTCCCCGAGCGGGAGATGACCATGCACGGCGGCTACGTCCAGCGGCTGCTGCGCGAGTGGGCCTCCCCCCGGGGCATCTGGCCCAGCCTCGAGGAGGCGCGGACCTACTCGGACGCCATGGCCCTGCCCTTCGTGGCGCACTCGGCCGCCGAGTACTACCGCTGGGTGGTGCGCAGCCAGGCCCGCCCCGACGGGTGGCGGTTCGCCAAACGCGTGAGCGCTCCGGTGGAGGTTCCGGTGCTGCAGGTCCACGGCGAGGACGACCCGGTCGTGCTGCCGGAGATCATGCCTGGCTCGCGCCAGTACTGCGCCGGGCCCTACGAGGAGCACGAGGTGGCTCGCGCCGGTCACTTCCTGCCCGAGGAGGCCCCGGAGGCGGTGAGCCGGCACCTGCTGGCCTGGCTCGAGCGCCTCCGTACCTGAGCCGGTTCACGCTGGGCCGGCGCGGGGCGTCAGCCCGCGACGCAGGGGCCGGTGCTCACCGGCTGGTTGGCGGAGGGGGCCGCCTCGAGCACCGGACGCGCCTCGTCGAGGGTCAGCGCGTAACCGGTGCTGTTGTCGTCGAGCGACTTGGCGAAGATGACGCCCACCACGTCACCGGAGGTCGACAGCAGTGGGCCGCCGGAGTTGCCCGGGCGCACCCGGGCGAAGAGGGAGTACACCTCGCGGCTCGTGCCCGGCGTGCCGTAGATGTCCGAGCCGCGGGCCTGGACGACGTCGCGCACCCGGGCGGCGTCGAGCCGGTAGGGCCCGTCGAGCGGGAAGCCGGCCACGACCCCGCCCTCACCGCGGCCCAGCTCGGCCCCGAGGTCGAGGGGCTCGGCGGGCAGGTCGGGCGAGGCGACCACGGCCAGGTCGCGCTCGGGGTCGAAGAGCACCACGCGCCCCTCGAAGGAGGGCCCGGTGCCCTTGACCCGCAGGGTCACCGTGCGCATGCCGGCGACGACGTGGGCGTTGGTGACCACGCGGCCCGGGGAGACGACCCAGCCGCTGCCCTCCTGGCCGCGGTTGCAGGCCTCCGCGATCCCGGTGATCTTGATGATCGAGTCGCCGGCCGCCGCGACGCCCGGGGTGCGCGCGACGTTCGGGTCCGGGGGCTCGACCGGGGCGATGGGCTCGGCCTCCAGGCCCTCGAACACCCGGGGGAAGCCCTCACGGTCGAGCACCTCGCGGAAGCCGGCGAAGAGGCGGGAGGTCTGCGGTGGGACCACCGCGTCGATGGTCCGGAGCACCCGTGACTCACCGATCGCCTTGGCCAGCGGGGCCGGCGCCCCGCCGCGCACCGCACCGGCGATGAACCAGACGATGACCGACACGGCGGCGACGACCGCGACGGCGCCCAGCACGGAGTCGAACGCCCGGGCAGGGCGAACCCGCAGCTGCGAGCGCAGGCGACTGCCCACACCCACGGCCACGGCCTGGCCGACGGAGGCGATGATGAACACCCCGGCGACCAGCACCACGGCACGCAGCACCGGCGTGGCCTCCAGTGAGGTCCACTCGTGGATGGCGGTGGGGAGCAGCCACATGGCGAGCGCGCCGCCGGCCAGGAACCCGGCGAGCGACAGCACGCTCACGACGAGGCCCTGGCGGTAGCCGGAGACGGCGTAGCCGACGAGCAGCAGGATGAGCAGCACGTCGAGGATGCCCAGTCCGAGGACCATCAGGTGCTCCCCTCCTGTCGGGGGCGGGGGTGGAAGCGTTCGGGCAGGGGCCGGCGCACGTCGGGGTCCCAAGGACGCTCGAGCCCGGCGAGCTGCATGACGCGGCTGAAGAGCATGGCGGTGAACCCCCACACGTAGAGACCGTCGACCTCGAACGCCGGGCCCTCGTAGCCAAGGGGGTGCACCGTGGTGAAGCGGATGGAGGCGTCGAGCAGGTGGTCGACGCGGACCCGCTCGGCCCGGTGGACCTCGCCGGCATCGATGCGGTCGAAAGCCGCCGGCACCGGCCACCAGGCGAGCACCGGGGTGACGACGTGCTGGCTCGGGCTGAGGAAGAGCGGCGGCAGCTCGGCGACCACGTCGACCGACTCCGGGGCGATGCCGACCTCCTCGTGCGCCTCGCGCAAGGCAGCCTGCACCG
This Knoellia sp. p5-6-4 DNA region includes the following protein-coding sequences:
- the nhaA gene encoding Na+/H+ antiporter NhaA, translating into MTSPSARPRILRRPSWTEAQFVAAALRTETVGGALLLGAALAAMIWANSPWREGYAALRDTVVGTPTLHLDLTLGHWAGDGLLAIFFFVAGLELKREFLVGELRTPAKAAVPVGAALAGVAVPAAFYTAVVLLGGSPDAVRGWAIPTATDIAFALAVLAVIGTHLPAALRSFLLTLAVVDDLVAITIIAIFYTSSLEPLLLLLALVPLAVFAFLVQRRITQWYFLLPLAFATWTLVHASGIHATVAGVLLGLTVPVRPRESVPRLSTLPADLDVAHRFEHRLRPLSAGVAVPVFAFFAAGVTVVGGGFGQALADDAARGVVVGLVLGKLVGVLGGTWLLTHFTRAELDDELSWWDVLGLSLLAGIGFTVSLLVGELAFGAGNERDDHVKLAVLMGSLVSALLAAVVLRTRNRVYRRIALEETVDHDQDGVPDVFERSDVESPGRG
- a CDS encoding phage holin family protein, which codes for MATSTPGPERNTLGQERTIGQLVADATADLSAIVRNEIALAKAEITGEAKLAGKGAGLLAGAAFVGLLGLIFLFHTLANVIDIWLPLWAGYLITTVLLFAVAGILGLVGRNSVTKVQPKPERTIKNAQDTIDALKSGD
- a CDS encoding CoA pyrophosphatase, which translates into the protein MSAPRPAWMTRLQSALAYPDPEYFDRFQPPDEGGRESAVLMLFAPSEHGGEDVVLTERAHHLRSHPGQVSFPGGSLEPGEDPVQAALREAHEEVGIAPESVDVVAELPPLFLSPSQHVVTPVLAWWPVPAAFDRIDAGEVHRAERVRVDHLLDASIRFTTVHPLGYEGPAFEVDGLYVWGFTAMLFSRVMQLAGLERPWDPDVRRPLPERFHPRPRQEGST
- a CDS encoding alpha/beta hydrolase — encoded protein: MPPNAPDAAMVLFDGPWEHRFVAANGARFHVAEQGDGPLVLLLHGFPQFWWAWRHQMQALADAGFRACAMDLRGYGASDKPPRGYDTRTSATDVASVIRSLGASRACVVGHGWGGWIAWSMASLQPAVTSAVASVSMPHPLVFRHASFTNARQARANGYLAGLQRPFVPEREMTMHGGYVQRLLREWASPRGIWPSLEEARTYSDAMALPFVAHSAAEYYRWVVRSQARPDGWRFAKRVSAPVEVPVLQVHGEDDPVVLPEIMPGSRQYCAGPYEEHEVARAGHFLPEEAPEAVSRHLLAWLERLRT
- a CDS encoding MarP family serine protease, coding for MVLGLGILDVLLILLLVGYAVSGYRQGLVVSVLSLAGFLAGGALAMWLLPTAIHEWTSLEATPVLRAVVLVAGVFIIASVGQAVAVGVGSRLRSQLRVRPARAFDSVLGAVAVVAAVSVIVWFIAGAVRGGAPAPLAKAIGESRVLRTIDAVVPPQTSRLFAGFREVLDREGFPRVFEGLEAEPIAPVEPPDPNVARTPGVAAAGDSIIKITGIAEACNRGQEGSGWVVSPGRVVTNAHVVAGMRTVTLRVKGTGPSFEGRVVLFDPERDLAVVASPDLPAEPLDLGAELGRGEGGVVAGFPLDGPYRLDAARVRDVVQARGSDIYGTPGTSREVYSLFARVRPGNSGGPLLSTSGDVVGVIFAKSLDDNSTGYALTLDEARPVLEAAPSANQPVSTGPCVAG